A stretch of Carya illinoinensis cultivar Pawnee chromosome 14, C.illinoinensisPawnee_v1, whole genome shotgun sequence DNA encodes these proteins:
- the LOC122294885 gene encoding probable sodium/metabolite cotransporter BASS4, chloroplastic isoform X2, which yields MMPAAINTTTPGCRPPLFPVCFPRHNPCFLANGALFSGLSLVSTLNIRTFPLPVRAIANSNQGNSDGSNRKKVLKSANISTFAKALFNFTLTNFLPIGLKLRGGEFRAVAEAWPAGIFGLVSILLVSPLFSRLILQVQLAPQEFVTGLAIFSCMPTTLSSGVALTQLVGGNSALALAMTVISNLLAILTVPFWISNVFADGFGASIPTGELFWSLIFTLLVPLVLGKVVRNMLKGLATYIDQNQRIFSMMSTVLLSLTPWMQVSKSRPLILMLKPKGFIEAMGMGILVHLTLLGFNAIAVKCMSAGFGGGESIFSKKENFRALLIVCSQKALLIVVAVVDQLSGVVGESGLLVLPCVVAHINQVIIDSVLVNFWLWKDLSYNKDFEA from the exons ATGATGCCAGCAGCTATTAACACCACCACCCCAGGTTGCAGACCGCCTTTGTTTCCAGTGTGTTTTCCTCGTCATAACCCATGTTTTCTGGCCAACGGTGCTCTGTTTTCCGGTTTGTCCCTCGTTTCCACGCTTAACATAAGGACATTTCCATTGCCTGTACGTGCCATTGCGAATTCCAATCAG GGTAACTCTGATGGAAGTAATCGTAAGAAGGTTTTGAAATCAGCAAATATATCAACCTTTGCAAAAGCATTATTCAATTTTACTCTGACTAACTTCCTTCCTATAG GGCTGAAGTTACGGGGTGGGGAATTTCGAGCAGTTGCAGAAGCATGGCCAGCTGGAATATTTGGGCTG GTTTCTATTCTGTTGGTTAGCCCCTTATTCTCCAGGCTGATTTTGCAAGTTCAGCTCGCACCCCAGGAGTTTGTAACAG GATTGGCGATTTTTAGTTGTATGCCAACAACGTTATCTAGTGGAGTTGCACTGACACAG CTTGTCGGTGGGAACTCTGCTCTTGCTCTTGCAATGACGGTGATATCTAATCTATTGGCCATTTTAACA GTGCCATTTTGGATCTCAAATGTTTTTGCTGATGGTTTTGGTGCATCCATTCCAACAGGGGAGCTATTTTGGAGTCTTATTTTCACACTTCTGGTTCCTTTGGTTTTGGGAAAG GTAGTGCGAAATATGTTGAAAG GTCTGGCAACATACATTGATCAGAATCAAAGGATTTTCTCAATGATGAGTACTGTCCTTCTTAGTCTT ACGCCATGGATGCAAGTAAGCAAGTCAAGACCCTTGATTTTAATGTTAAAGCCAAAAGGATTTATTGAAGCTATGGGAATGGGAAT ACTTGTGCATCTCACTCTACTGGGTTTTAACGCCATTGCAGTAAAGTGCATGTCAGCCGGCTTTGGTGGTGGAGAatccattttttcaaagaagGAGAATTTCCGTGCTCTCTTAATAGTTTGTAGCCAG AAAGCTCTGCTCATCGTTGTAGCTGTAGTGGATCAGCTCAGTGGTGTAGTTGGTGAATCAGGGCTGTTAGTTCTTCCTTGTGTTGTGGCACATATTAACCAG GTCATCATTGATTCAGTATTAGTAAACTTTTGGCTCTGGAAAGATCTGTCATACAACAAAGATTTTGAAGCATGA
- the LOC122294885 gene encoding probable sodium/metabolite cotransporter BASS4, chloroplastic isoform X1, translated as MMPAAINTTTPGCRPPLFPVCFPRHNPCFLANGALFSGLSLVSTLNIRTFPLPVRAIANSNQGNSDGSNRKKVLKSANISTFAKALFNFTLTNFLPIALISGVVLGFSNPTLGCLAHKYSLSKYSTCGIFFISGLKLRGGEFRAVAEAWPAGIFGLVSILLVSPLFSRLILQVQLAPQEFVTGLAIFSCMPTTLSSGVALTQLVGGNSALALAMTVISNLLAILTVPFWISNVFADGFGASIPTGELFWSLIFTLLVPLVLGKVVRNMLKGLATYIDQNQRIFSMMSTVLLSLTPWMQVSKSRPLILMLKPKGFIEAMGMGILVHLTLLGFNAIAVKCMSAGFGGGESIFSKKENFRALLIVCSQKALLIVVAVVDQLSGVVGESGLLVLPCVVAHINQVIIDSVLVNFWLWKDLSYNKDFEA; from the exons ATGATGCCAGCAGCTATTAACACCACCACCCCAGGTTGCAGACCGCCTTTGTTTCCAGTGTGTTTTCCTCGTCATAACCCATGTTTTCTGGCCAACGGTGCTCTGTTTTCCGGTTTGTCCCTCGTTTCCACGCTTAACATAAGGACATTTCCATTGCCTGTACGTGCCATTGCGAATTCCAATCAG GGTAACTCTGATGGAAGTAATCGTAAGAAGGTTTTGAAATCAGCAAATATATCAACCTTTGCAAAAGCATTATTCAATTTTACTCTGACTAACTTCCTTCCTATAG CTCTAATCAGTGGAGTAGTTTTGGGATTTTCAAATCCGACTCTTGGCTGTCTTGCACACAAATATTCATTGTCAAAATATAGTACTTGCGGAATTTTCTTTATCTCAG GGCTGAAGTTACGGGGTGGGGAATTTCGAGCAGTTGCAGAAGCATGGCCAGCTGGAATATTTGGGCTG GTTTCTATTCTGTTGGTTAGCCCCTTATTCTCCAGGCTGATTTTGCAAGTTCAGCTCGCACCCCAGGAGTTTGTAACAG GATTGGCGATTTTTAGTTGTATGCCAACAACGTTATCTAGTGGAGTTGCACTGACACAG CTTGTCGGTGGGAACTCTGCTCTTGCTCTTGCAATGACGGTGATATCTAATCTATTGGCCATTTTAACA GTGCCATTTTGGATCTCAAATGTTTTTGCTGATGGTTTTGGTGCATCCATTCCAACAGGGGAGCTATTTTGGAGTCTTATTTTCACACTTCTGGTTCCTTTGGTTTTGGGAAAG GTAGTGCGAAATATGTTGAAAG GTCTGGCAACATACATTGATCAGAATCAAAGGATTTTCTCAATGATGAGTACTGTCCTTCTTAGTCTT ACGCCATGGATGCAAGTAAGCAAGTCAAGACCCTTGATTTTAATGTTAAAGCCAAAAGGATTTATTGAAGCTATGGGAATGGGAAT ACTTGTGCATCTCACTCTACTGGGTTTTAACGCCATTGCAGTAAAGTGCATGTCAGCCGGCTTTGGTGGTGGAGAatccattttttcaaagaagGAGAATTTCCGTGCTCTCTTAATAGTTTGTAGCCAG AAAGCTCTGCTCATCGTTGTAGCTGTAGTGGATCAGCTCAGTGGTGTAGTTGGTGAATCAGGGCTGTTAGTTCTTCCTTGTGTTGTGGCACATATTAACCAG GTCATCATTGATTCAGTATTAGTAAACTTTTGGCTCTGGAAAGATCTGTCATACAACAAAGATTTTGAAGCATGA